One genomic window of bacterium includes the following:
- a CDS encoding redoxin family protein yields the protein MLVEATSGDSMSRPKNILFFSLVTALAVCLAWILGAETGKLLSRDKSRSQEFTRSVLTTQLLQEMPLLVLGDTIPDHSFYMLDDSPVNLSEVLTENTLITFFDPTCDPCIREIEALAPRLVSSPTLGKRMILISTSDNISLAAFQKEFNFPGTILRDYGSAYSRMLNIKGNPLNIVVDSRRTLLRVYAGEISNEEFDSLVRDE from the coding sequence ATGCTCGTGGAAGCAACCTCGGGGGATTCTATGTCGCGGCCCAAAAACATCTTGTTCTTTAGTCTGGTCACTGCTCTTGCCGTGTGTTTGGCTTGGATTCTTGGTGCAGAAACAGGCAAACTACTTAGCCGAGACAAATCGCGGAGCCAAGAGTTCACTCGCTCCGTGCTGACTACGCAGCTCCTGCAGGAAATGCCCTTGTTGGTTTTGGGTGACACGATTCCTGATCATTCGTTCTACATGCTTGACGATTCTCCTGTCAATCTCTCCGAAGTGCTCACTGAGAATACATTGATCACTTTTTTTGATCCAACCTGCGACCCGTGCATTCGGGAAATTGAGGCTCTTGCTCCACGACTTGTCTCATCGCCTACACTTGGCAAGCGGATGATACTCATATCGACGTCCGACAATATCAGTCTCGCAGCCTTTCAGAAGGAGTTCAATTTTCCAGGGACTATCTTGCGCGACTACGGTTCGGCTTATAGCCGAATGCTGAATATCAAAGGAAACCCATTAAACATTGTCGTGGACTCCCGTCGGACCCTATTGCGTGTTTACGCAGGTGAAATCTCGAATGAGGAATTTGACTCACTTGTAAGAGACGAATAG
- a CDS encoding type IV secretion system DNA-binding domain-containing protein has product MESEEITILGQTNYRNVRRRFGIKRADRRRHTYIVGKTGTGKSTMLLNCLAQDIWNGNGVALLDPHGDLAERVLDYIPAKRINETIYFDPSDSEFPIAFNPLSWSDHRQRNLVASGLVQVFKKIWSDSWGPRLEYVLRNTLLALLEEKGNTLLAVMRMLVDDDFRARIVKGIKDPMVRHFWVMEFEGYPKVFRTETISPIQNKVGQFLGNPLIRNIVGQPKTKFDLSEIMNNGGILIMNLSKGRIGEDNSSLLGSLMVTQLYLAALRRTKMEESERRDFYLYIDELQSFITEDFPSILSEARKYRLNIAGMANQFISQLPENMVSAILGNVGTLIAFTSGSEDAELLAKEFYPDIRADHLQSLPQHHIYMKLSINGSTSVPFSAETLPPIESHALSSRDKVIRQTRQRYCSPRTTIEDKIMRWLN; this is encoded by the coding sequence ATGGAATCTGAGGAAATCACCATACTTGGCCAGACCAACTATCGAAATGTCCGACGCCGGTTTGGAATCAAGAGAGCCGACCGTCGTCGGCACACATACATCGTGGGCAAGACAGGTACAGGGAAATCGACCATGCTCTTGAATTGCCTTGCGCAAGATATCTGGAACGGAAACGGCGTTGCGTTACTCGATCCACATGGCGATCTCGCAGAACGCGTTCTCGACTACATCCCGGCAAAGCGAATTAATGAGACTATCTACTTTGACCCGTCTGATTCTGAGTTCCCTATTGCATTCAATCCGTTGTCATGGTCTGATCATAGACAACGAAATTTGGTCGCGTCGGGGTTGGTGCAGGTGTTCAAGAAGATATGGAGTGATTCCTGGGGGCCGCGGTTGGAATACGTCCTGCGCAATACGTTACTGGCTCTGCTGGAGGAAAAGGGCAACACATTGCTTGCCGTCATGCGGATGCTCGTCGACGACGACTTCCGCGCACGAATTGTTAAAGGCATCAAGGATCCGATGGTGAGACATTTCTGGGTTATGGAATTTGAAGGATATCCGAAAGTCTTCCGAACTGAGACGATCTCTCCAATTCAAAACAAAGTCGGGCAGTTTTTAGGTAACCCCTTGATTCGCAATATTGTTGGCCAACCGAAAACGAAATTCGATTTATCGGAGATCATGAACAACGGCGGAATTCTCATCATGAATCTTTCCAAGGGCAGGATTGGTGAAGACAACTCAAGCCTACTTGGGTCTCTCATGGTAACGCAACTGTATTTGGCTGCATTGCGTCGGACAAAGATGGAAGAAAGTGAACGCCGAGATTTCTACCTCTACATCGATGAACTTCAGTCGTTCATTACGGAGGACTTCCCTTCCATACTGTCCGAAGCCCGGAAGTATCGGCTGAACATTGCGGGCATGGCCAATCAGTTTATCTCCCAGCTTCCGGAAAACATGGTGTCAGCAATCCTGGGAAACGTCGGAACGTTGATCGCTTTCACGTCAGGTTCTGAAGATGCCGAGCTTTTGGCTAAAGAGTTTTATCCTGATATCCGGGCCGATCACTTGCAAAGCCTGCCACAACACCATATATACATGAAGCTATCCATCAATGGATCGACCTCAGTTCCCTTCAGTGCAGAGACCCTTCCGCCTATTGAGAGTCACGCGCTGTCTTCGCGGGATAAAGTCATACGGCAGACCAGGCAGAGATATTGCTCACCCCGAACTACAATCGAAGACAAAATTATGCGATGGTTGAACTGA
- a CDS encoding HAD family phosphatase: MKRIGIPEQSWCNKYARTVLKLKGLKKSQISQGLERQVSGSLKSFSTIYRAVAFDIDGTLTKRNSPEIDDKMSEVIAFLLLRGVPVLLISGRGRKSCRVAAESIARKTKLSEWYLRRLRCITHNGLIMLSTPTHSPGAFLREETVLSDPLAKIDEIHTLLCQSLSSLDLEQIPESTLEPCTGDMDPHSIRIAIGRSAQQRDEVVKVVKKILKQCDLKLHRPRIQTGSYGKVHSLDISHANKIRALKRYAYEIGVSLDQILRIGDQGQEGGNDYDLLNSFSGFSVSLLSNKPTCCLPILSDDLRTQLFGSKATRTLLERIMLFPRLSISKSHRVARIEALRSFEKIALQRSRIETQTVEQRLRVRLRYLLDDQHGSSLLSHLDASDIFDPHSGGVRLKDWELDEFGDTHPALMLFGLVEPRYKNYRSPKQKWCMFTDTSILMRGPNYYYPLVRRESEISKQEYLVLCLEFMTKRVARF; encoded by the coding sequence GTGAAACGGATCGGAATTCCTGAACAATCTTGGTGTAATAAGTATGCACGCACAGTTCTAAAGCTCAAAGGTCTAAAGAAAAGTCAAATTTCACAAGGACTTGAAAGACAGGTTTCGGGGTCATTGAAATCATTCAGCACAATTTACAGGGCAGTGGCATTCGATATAGATGGAACTCTAACGAAGCGAAATAGCCCTGAAATCGATGATAAAATGTCAGAGGTAATAGCTTTCTTGTTGTTGAGAGGGGTGCCTGTTTTGCTTATATCTGGCAGAGGTAGGAAATCCTGTCGCGTTGCTGCTGAGTCAATAGCAAGAAAGACAAAATTATCAGAGTGGTATTTAAGAAGATTACGCTGTATTACACACAATGGCCTCATAATGTTATCAACACCGACTCATTCACCAGGGGCATTTCTAAGAGAGGAAACAGTATTATCTGATCCGCTAGCCAAAATTGATGAGATCCATACACTTCTTTGCCAATCACTTTCTTCACTTGATCTTGAACAAATTCCCGAAAGCACACTTGAGCCTTGCACAGGTGATATGGATCCCCACTCTATACGAATTGCAATTGGTAGGTCCGCTCAACAAAGAGATGAGGTTGTCAAAGTTGTTAAGAAGATTCTAAAACAATGTGATTTGAAGTTGCATCGACCGCGGATTCAAACAGGGTCATACGGGAAAGTCCATAGCCTAGATATCTCACATGCCAACAAGATAAGAGCGTTGAAACGCTACGCTTACGAAATTGGTGTTTCTTTAGATCAAATTCTTCGAATAGGAGATCAAGGTCAGGAAGGTGGGAATGATTATGATCTACTTAATTCTTTTTCGGGATTTTCGGTATCTCTTCTTAGTAACAAACCAACATGCTGCCTTCCAATTCTCTCTGACGATCTACGGACACAACTTTTTGGTTCTAAAGCGACCAGAACACTACTTGAAAGAATTATGCTATTCCCTCGATTGTCAATCTCAAAATCTCATAGAGTTGCCAGGATTGAGGCCCTGAGGTCTTTTGAGAAGATAGCACTACAAAGGTCACGGATCGAAACCCAGACCGTTGAACAGCGGTTGAGAGTTAGATTGAGGTATCTGCTTGATGACCAACACGGCAGTAGCCTTCTATCTCATCTTGACGCATCGGATATATTCGATCCTCATTCTGGTGGAGTAAGGTTAAAGGACTGGGAGTTGGATGAGTTTGGTGATACGCATCCAGCGTTGATGCTGTTTGGGCTGGTAGAACCTCGTTACAAGAATTATCGCTCACCCAAGCAGAAGTGGTGTATGTTCACTGACACTAGTATTTTGATGAGGGGGCCAAACTACTATTACCCTCTTGTTAGGCGAGAAAGCGAGATTAGCAAGCAGGAGTATCTTGTCCTTTGCCTTGAATTTATGACAAAAAGAGTAGCGCGGTTTTGA